A single Pedobacter sp. PACM 27299 DNA region contains:
- a CDS encoding GPW/gp25 family protein, with protein MEKEINKIDRHFLGSGWSFPVTFSVGNHQLNISAYEENIKESIDIILQTRHGERCMEGGFGGGLQQFLFKKMDETLKGEIAEAVSYALLYNEPRITVTDVDVQFRDVRGGVIEILLGYMYNQTNTRHNYVFPFYINEGTNLI; from the coding sequence CAATAAAATAGACCGTCATTTTCTAGGATCAGGATGGTCTTTTCCAGTCACCTTTTCGGTTGGAAATCATCAGCTGAACATCAGTGCCTACGAAGAAAATATCAAAGAGTCCATTGATATTATCCTGCAGACCAGGCATGGAGAACGTTGCATGGAAGGAGGCTTTGGAGGAGGATTACAGCAATTCCTTTTTAAAAAAATGGATGAAACGCTCAAAGGAGAGATTGCCGAAGCGGTGAGTTACGCATTGCTGTATAATGAACCCCGAATTACGGTGACAGACGTAGATGTTCAGTTCAGAGATGTAAGAGGCGGGGTGATAGAAATTTTACTGGGTTATATGTACAATCAAACGAATACCAGGCACAATTATGTGTTTCCTTTTTATATCAATGAAGGAACCAATTTAATCTGA